One genomic region from Epinephelus moara isolate mb chromosome 8, YSFRI_EMoa_1.0, whole genome shotgun sequence encodes:
- the c8h5orf34 gene encoding uncharacterized protein C5orf34 homolog isoform X2, which yields METSANVSLMIMYEDESVDVRYGNGAQLQLSPCGCEFMLVKPSDPSGHPLQPTERVRQRTRFTISTYKEFMVAALAFRNKYAGRPYLPEELIPADHKKPFFSISSDVQWPEWSSCDAELGPGGQTIIRSERGEATLMLSPSGEEFSVEFTCSLSQTQNQRSSLQGLSRDADISPRSQQQLVSFLTCQTTNDETKEVHQGRGSRRSESIRSRSCSPRIISTTQPKPEESNQSTTVVQHHSCCAVDPIWSYPLSLACHLWTARLSKPKDVRAEGESDLTQEQGRTNTSDISTAERQSHLPRWKVKDPLSKREHSEQDLPTELVKVMWCQGVTYRILSGAVSVIEVSPGDGSVIRSNGVLNTYYTHHKPELLSGQVKEVTYHLNNLPPDVPGQLYSVCSIVSRASRILTCYNEAKESLKLPATPSCLNEGGHVSKLARHEENLFDLVSVEQHVNVTQTVESRSELVAAELEKIKRFNFLLENNHLLRSEKGCAKLEGSSAEEVTHEPVNENCIAEALQKTSKAIQDIDALISAAALT from the exons ATGGAAACTAGCGCTAATGTGAGTCTTATGATCATGTATGAGGATGAGTCGGTGGATGTTCGTTACGGAAACGGAGCCCAGTTACAGCTGTCACCGTGTGGCTGTGAATTCATGCTGGTAAAACCCTCAGACCCCTCCGGACATCCTCTGCAGCCCACTGAGAGAGTCCGACAGAGGACAAGGTTCACCATCAGCACTTACAAG GAGTTCATGGTAGCTGCATTGGCATTTAGGAATAAATATGCAGGTCGACCATATCTGCCAGAGGAGCTCATTCCTGCTGACCATAAGAAG CCTTTTTTCAGCATCAGCTCAGACGTGCAGTGGCCTGAGTGGTCCTCTTGTGATGCTGAGCTTGGACCTGGAGGCCAGACCATCATCAGGTCGGAGAGAGGAGAAGCTACATTGATGCTGTCGCCTTCAGGTGAAGAATTCTCCGTCGAGTTCACATGCAGCCTCAGTCAGACTCAAAATCAGCGCAGCAGCTTGCAGGGTTTGAGCAGAGATGCGGACATTAGTCCACGCAGTCAACAGCAGCTTGTGAGTTTTCTGACCTGTCAGACCACCAATGATGAGACAAAAGAGGTTCATCAGGGAAGAGGAAGCAGAAGGAGTGAGTCTATCAGATCAAGGTCCTGTTCTCCTCGGATTATCAGCACTACTCAGCCAAAG CCTGAGGAATCCAATCAATCCACCACAGTGGTCCAACATCACTCCTGCTGTGCCGTTGACCCCATCTGGTCCTACCCTCTCTCCTTGGCTTGCCATCTCTGGACAGCTCGTCTCTCTAAACCTAAAGATGtcagagcagaaggagaaagCGACCTCACCCAGGAACAAGGGAGAACAAACACGTCAGACATCTCCACTGCAGAAAGACAGTCTCACCTTCCTCG GTGGAAGGTGAAAGACCCCCTGTCCAAGAGAGAACATTCAGAACAAGATCTTCCAACAGAACTGGTGAAAGTGATGTGGTGTCAAGGAGTCACCTACAG GATACTGAGCGGGGCGGTCTCAGTCATAGAGGTTTCCCCGGGAGATGGATCAGTCATTCGGTCTAACGGTGTCCTTAACACTTATTATACCCATCACAAACCTGAGCTGCTGTCAGGGCAG GTGAAGGAGGTAACATACCATCTGAACAACCTTCCACCTGACGTACCTGGACAGCTGTACTCTGTGTGCTCTATTGTGAGTCGTGCAAGCAG GATCCTCACTTGCTACAATGAGGCCAAGGAATCGTTGAAGCTTCCTGCTACACCCAGCTGCTTGAATGAG GGGGGACATGTTTCTAAACTGGCGAGGCATGAAGAAAATCTGTTCGATCTTGTATCTGTTGAGCAGCATGTGAACGTCACACAGACAGTAGAAAGTCG GTCAGAGCTTGTTGCTGCAGAGCTGGAGAAGATAAAAAGATTCAACT TTCTGCTGGAGAACAACCACCTGCTAAGAAGTGAAAAAGGATGTGCGAAACTGGAAGGTAGCTCTGCAGAAGAGGTGACTCATGAACCAGTGAACGAGAACTGCATCGCTGAGGCTCTTCAGAAGACATCCAAAGCCATTCAGGACATCGATGCTCTCATATCCGCAGCCGCGCTGACTTGA
- the c8h5orf34 gene encoding uncharacterized protein C5orf34 homolog isoform X1: METSANVSLMIMYEDESVDVRYGNGAQLQLSPCGCEFMLVKPSDPSGHPLQPTERVRQRTRFTISTYKEFMVAALAFRNKYAGRPYLPEELIPADHKKPFFSISSDVQWPEWSSCDAELGPGGQTIIRSERGEATLMLSPSGEEFSVEFTCSLSQTQNQRSSLQGLSRDADISPRSQQQLVSFLTCQTTNDETKEVHQGRGSRRSESIRSRSCSPRIISTTQPKPEESNQSTTVVQHHSCCAVDPIWSYPLSLACHLWTARLSKPKDVRAEGESDLTQEQGRTNTSDISTAERQSHLPRSLPLTCASPHWHRWKVKDPLSKREHSEQDLPTELVKVMWCQGVTYRILSGAVSVIEVSPGDGSVIRSNGVLNTYYTHHKPELLSGQVKEVTYHLNNLPPDVPGQLYSVCSIVSRASRILTCYNEAKESLKLPATPSCLNEGGHVSKLARHEENLFDLVSVEQHVNVTQTVESRSELVAAELEKIKRFNFLLENNHLLRSEKGCAKLEGSSAEEVTHEPVNENCIAEALQKTSKAIQDIDALISAAALT; the protein is encoded by the exons ATGGAAACTAGCGCTAATGTGAGTCTTATGATCATGTATGAGGATGAGTCGGTGGATGTTCGTTACGGAAACGGAGCCCAGTTACAGCTGTCACCGTGTGGCTGTGAATTCATGCTGGTAAAACCCTCAGACCCCTCCGGACATCCTCTGCAGCCCACTGAGAGAGTCCGACAGAGGACAAGGTTCACCATCAGCACTTACAAG GAGTTCATGGTAGCTGCATTGGCATTTAGGAATAAATATGCAGGTCGACCATATCTGCCAGAGGAGCTCATTCCTGCTGACCATAAGAAG CCTTTTTTCAGCATCAGCTCAGACGTGCAGTGGCCTGAGTGGTCCTCTTGTGATGCTGAGCTTGGACCTGGAGGCCAGACCATCATCAGGTCGGAGAGAGGAGAAGCTACATTGATGCTGTCGCCTTCAGGTGAAGAATTCTCCGTCGAGTTCACATGCAGCCTCAGTCAGACTCAAAATCAGCGCAGCAGCTTGCAGGGTTTGAGCAGAGATGCGGACATTAGTCCACGCAGTCAACAGCAGCTTGTGAGTTTTCTGACCTGTCAGACCACCAATGATGAGACAAAAGAGGTTCATCAGGGAAGAGGAAGCAGAAGGAGTGAGTCTATCAGATCAAGGTCCTGTTCTCCTCGGATTATCAGCACTACTCAGCCAAAG CCTGAGGAATCCAATCAATCCACCACAGTGGTCCAACATCACTCCTGCTGTGCCGTTGACCCCATCTGGTCCTACCCTCTCTCCTTGGCTTGCCATCTCTGGACAGCTCGTCTCTCTAAACCTAAAGATGtcagagcagaaggagaaagCGACCTCACCCAGGAACAAGGGAGAACAAACACGTCAGACATCTCCACTGCAGAAAGACAGTCTCACCTTCCTCGGTCGTTGCCTCTCACATGTGCATCACCACACTGGCACAG GTGGAAGGTGAAAGACCCCCTGTCCAAGAGAGAACATTCAGAACAAGATCTTCCAACAGAACTGGTGAAAGTGATGTGGTGTCAAGGAGTCACCTACAG GATACTGAGCGGGGCGGTCTCAGTCATAGAGGTTTCCCCGGGAGATGGATCAGTCATTCGGTCTAACGGTGTCCTTAACACTTATTATACCCATCACAAACCTGAGCTGCTGTCAGGGCAG GTGAAGGAGGTAACATACCATCTGAACAACCTTCCACCTGACGTACCTGGACAGCTGTACTCTGTGTGCTCTATTGTGAGTCGTGCAAGCAG GATCCTCACTTGCTACAATGAGGCCAAGGAATCGTTGAAGCTTCCTGCTACACCCAGCTGCTTGAATGAG GGGGGACATGTTTCTAAACTGGCGAGGCATGAAGAAAATCTGTTCGATCTTGTATCTGTTGAGCAGCATGTGAACGTCACACAGACAGTAGAAAGTCG GTCAGAGCTTGTTGCTGCAGAGCTGGAGAAGATAAAAAGATTCAACT TTCTGCTGGAGAACAACCACCTGCTAAGAAGTGAAAAAGGATGTGCGAAACTGGAAGGTAGCTCTGCAGAAGAGGTGACTCATGAACCAGTGAACGAGAACTGCATCGCTGAGGCTCTTCAGAAGACATCCAAAGCCATTCAGGACATCGATGCTCTCATATCCGCAGCCGCGCTGACTTGA
- the LOC126394204 gene encoding FYN-binding protein 1-like produces MDESYENVGIKKPPPLPLQEHPSKRTQVDLSDDRMEQAEKSKKHQKSKRGKDDANHGKVTKKKEAEPKGTINPKEIKGHERKAKKEKKEKKKKFKIKGPIHIIEKGKAKSDLSLNQAEIIEVVQNTDVSVMTEAVTTGLDDLNVNEETEPWMYWSEADVYDDIGVLDEVCR; encoded by the exons ATGGATGAGAGctatgaaaatgttggcatcaagAAGCCTCCGCCGCTCCCCCTTCAAG AACATCCTTCAAAGAGGACACAG GTAGATTTGAGTGATGACAG GATGGAACAAGCAGAGAAAtctaaaaaacatcaaaaaagtAAACGTGGAAAAGATGACGCAAACCACGGCAAAGTCACAAAGAAGAAAGAGGCA GAGCCAAAAGGAACCATCAAcccaaaagaaataaaaggtcATGAAAGAAAGGctaagaaagagaagaaagagaagaaaaagaagttcAAG ATCAAAGGACCTATTCACATAATCGAGAAGGGGAAGGCAAAATCAGACTTGTCTCTGAATCAAGCAGAAATCATTGAAGTGGTCCAAAATACAG ATGTCTCCGTGATGACTGAGGCTGTCACTACAGGTCTGGATGATTTAAACGTGAATGAGGAAACAGAGCCTTGGATGTACTGGTCTGAAGCAGACGTTTATGATGACATTGGGGTGCTAGATGAAGTGTGTCG GTGA